Proteins from a single region of Candidatus Ozemobacteraceae bacterium:
- the eutM gene encoding ethanolamine utilization microcompartment protein EutM yields MIETKGLTALIEATDAMVKAANVKLVGWEKIGSGYVTAFVRGDVAAVKAATDAGAAAAKKIGELICVHVIPRPHGNLDEVMPIRDNTQTSKK; encoded by the coding sequence ATGATCGAAACCAAAGGTCTGACCGCTCTTATCGAAGCCACCGACGCGATGGTCAAAGCCGCCAACGTGAAGCTCGTCGGCTGGGAAAAAATCGGTTCCGGGTATGTGACCGCCTTCGTGCGCGGTGATGTCGCCGCCGTCAAGGCCGCCACCGATGCCGGCGCCGCAGCCGCCAAGAAGATCGGCGAGCTGATCTGCGTCCACGTGATCCCGCGGCCGCACGGCAACCTCGATGAGGTCATGCCGATCCGCGACAACACCCAGACCTCCAAGAAGTAA
- a CDS encoding triose-phosphate isomerase → MLPSKSHVGIFTPIMTAHPLLIASETLKTADLIAPPFGLQPEEFVLTRLESLAVLGFSRFSAVVVHEPPADLFRRLSLGLRDSPDAEALWTLISQARSVPVFVLSASIERPPRELSDLGIGMTIPQRLHELCTTHADPGAGNTGPMVSAASLLTADDVRALHLKGVKTLDESTPMTDWARETAAALGIRLTPAASRRILIPVEARSVRHLASFGELLHGFASSPLAPLFVVAEPLMPAFNDLFPSLRGRLVAPSIHWEKQGAFTGEISLAMALDLGCEGAIVPDLPAYAEPKRFAQLCAAVAGKQFSLYVPSPLAARDCCAIIGDRIFRLTDGRGRPAPELPKDGALVMKGCELEKIAQERN, encoded by the coding sequence GTGTTGCCTTCCAAGTCGCACGTGGGTATATTTACCCCCATCATGACGGCGCATCCCCTTCTCATCGCATCGGAAACGCTCAAAACCGCGGACCTCATCGCTCCCCCCTTCGGCCTGCAGCCCGAAGAGTTCGTGCTGACCAGGCTCGAATCGCTGGCCGTCCTGGGCTTTTCGCGCTTTTCCGCCGTCGTGGTCCACGAACCGCCGGCCGATCTCTTTCGCAGGCTGTCCCTCGGCCTTCGCGACTCTCCCGATGCCGAAGCTCTCTGGACCCTCATCTCGCAGGCCCGATCGGTGCCGGTTTTCGTGCTGTCAGCCAGCATCGAGCGCCCACCCAGGGAGCTTTCCGATCTCGGCATCGGCATGACCATCCCCCAACGGCTTCACGAATTGTGTACAACGCATGCCGATCCCGGCGCGGGGAACACCGGTCCGATGGTTTCCGCCGCCTCCCTGCTGACCGCCGACGACGTCCGCGCCTTGCATCTGAAGGGCGTCAAAACGCTCGACGAGAGCACCCCGATGACCGACTGGGCCAGGGAAACGGCGGCCGCGCTCGGTATCAGGCTCACGCCGGCCGCTTCCCGCCGCATTCTGATTCCTGTCGAAGCCCGGAGCGTCAGGCACCTGGCGAGCTTCGGCGAGCTTTTGCACGGCTTCGCGTCGTCCCCGCTCGCGCCGCTGTTCGTCGTTGCCGAGCCCCTCATGCCGGCGTTCAACGACCTTTTTCCGTCGCTGCGCGGCAGGCTCGTCGCGCCGAGCATCCACTGGGAGAAACAGGGCGCCTTCACGGGTGAAATATCGCTTGCTATGGCGCTCGATCTCGGCTGCGAGGGGGCGATCGTCCCGGATCTGCCGGCGTATGCCGAGCCGAAACGGTTCGCGCAACTGTGCGCCGCCGTGGCCGGAAAGCAGTTTTCGCTTTATGTGCCCTCCCCCCTTGCCGCCCGGGATTGTTGTGCTATAATTGGCGACCGGATCTTCCGGCTCACGGATGGCCGGGGCCGCCCCGCACCGGAGCTGCCGAAAGACGGAGCCCTCGTCATGAAGGGCTGCGAACTCGAGAAGATTGCCCAGGAAAGGAACTAG
- the uvrB gene encoding excinuclease ABC subunit UvrB, translating to MTTPNAPNRLTLVSPFQPRGDQPRAIEQLAGWIEGGRRYTTLLGVTGSGKTFTMATLAARIQRPILVITHNKTLAAQLYSEFKEFFPENAVEYFVSYYDYYQPEAYIPTTDSYIEKDSDINEEIDRFRHSATASLFMRRDVIVVASVSCIYGLGSPEDYLGLRLSLRQGDVLPRQELLKRLSEIQYSRNDMDFHRSRFRARGETIDIFPASSEEAIRVRYFGDEIDRIERFDPLTGEVISRPPAIEIFPAQHFVTTVEKKERAFAAIEAEMIERVKLFESRGKAIEAQRINERTRYDLEMMKETGFCKGIENYSRHLAGREPGSAPDTLVDYLPKDCLIILDESHMTVPQLRGMCHGDRSRKQTLIDFGFRLPSALDNRPLTFDEFLGRKRQLLFVSATPGPWELEVSESCVAEQLIRPTGLLDPQITVVPTDGQIDHLMDKIRDRLDHGERVLVTTLTKRMAQELSGYLTQMGIPARYLHDEIETLERIEILRDLRAGVFSVLVGINMLREGLDLPEVSLVAILDADKEGFLRSAWALIQTCGRAARNVRGEVIMYADKTTPSMKTCIDETARRREIQERYNRENGIEPASIVKKLPKIFLPGQEGGEQGSGGKIDQDRLAELVRELQAEMDKAARELQFERAAMIRDEIIALQDEHLEADVLMGLGKALRSGRDRSMAKKRNPRRSRSRQKPA from the coding sequence ATGACGACACCAAACGCTCCGAATCGACTCACCCTGGTAAGCCCTTTCCAGCCGCGCGGCGACCAGCCGAGAGCCATCGAGCAGCTGGCGGGCTGGATCGAGGGCGGCCGTCGCTACACTACGCTGCTCGGCGTCACCGGCTCCGGCAAGACGTTCACGATGGCGACCCTCGCGGCGCGCATCCAGCGGCCGATTCTCGTCATCACGCACAACAAGACCCTCGCCGCCCAGCTATACAGCGAGTTCAAGGAGTTCTTTCCCGAAAACGCGGTCGAGTATTTCGTCAGCTATTACGACTATTACCAGCCCGAAGCCTACATCCCGACGACCGACAGCTACATCGAGAAGGATTCGGACATCAACGAGGAGATCGACCGGTTCCGGCACTCGGCGACCGCTTCCCTCTTCATGCGGCGCGACGTCATCGTCGTCGCGTCTGTCAGCTGCATCTACGGTCTCGGCTCGCCCGAAGACTATCTCGGCCTGCGCCTCTCCCTCCGGCAGGGCGACGTTTTGCCTCGCCAGGAGCTGTTGAAGCGGCTCAGCGAGATCCAGTATTCGCGCAACGACATGGACTTTCACCGTTCCCGGTTCCGGGCGCGCGGCGAGACGATCGACATTTTCCCGGCATCGAGCGAGGAGGCGATCCGCGTCCGCTACTTCGGCGACGAGATCGACCGCATCGAACGGTTCGACCCCCTGACCGGCGAGGTCATCTCCCGCCCGCCCGCGATCGAAATCTTCCCGGCCCAGCACTTCGTCACCACCGTCGAGAAGAAGGAGCGCGCGTTCGCCGCCATCGAGGCCGAGATGATCGAGCGGGTCAAGCTGTTCGAGAGCCGCGGCAAGGCAATCGAAGCGCAGCGCATCAACGAGCGCACCCGCTACGACCTCGAAATGATGAAGGAAACGGGCTTCTGCAAGGGCATCGAGAACTACTCCCGCCACCTGGCCGGCCGCGAGCCGGGCAGCGCGCCCGACACGCTCGTCGACTACCTTCCCAAGGACTGCCTGATCATCCTCGACGAGTCCCACATGACCGTTCCGCAGCTGCGCGGCATGTGCCACGGCGATCGAAGCCGCAAGCAGACGCTCATCGACTTCGGCTTCCGCCTCCCCTCCGCGCTCGACAACCGGCCGCTCACCTTCGACGAGTTCCTCGGCAGGAAGCGCCAGCTCCTGTTCGTCTCCGCCACTCCGGGCCCATGGGAGCTCGAGGTTTCGGAATCCTGCGTTGCAGAACAGCTGATTCGGCCGACCGGCCTGCTCGACCCGCAGATAACCGTCGTTCCGACCGACGGCCAGATCGACCACCTGATGGACAAGATCCGCGACCGGCTCGACCACGGCGAGCGCGTGCTCGTGACGACGCTCACCAAGCGCATGGCGCAGGAACTCTCGGGCTACCTCACCCAGATGGGAATCCCCGCGCGCTACCTGCACGACGAGATCGAAACGCTCGAACGCATCGAGATCCTGCGCGACTTGCGGGCCGGCGTTTTTTCGGTGCTCGTCGGCATCAACATGCTCCGCGAAGGCCTCGACCTGCCCGAAGTCTCGCTGGTGGCGATTCTCGACGCCGACAAGGAGGGCTTCCTGCGCTCGGCCTGGGCGCTGATCCAGACCTGCGGCCGCGCCGCCCGCAACGTCCGGGGCGAGGTCATCATGTATGCCGACAAGACCACCCCTTCGATGAAAACCTGTATCGACGAAACCGCGCGCCGCCGCGAGATCCAGGAGCGGTATAACAGGGAAAACGGGATCGAGCCGGCATCGATCGTGAAGAAGCTGCCGAAGATCTTCCTTCCCGGCCAGGAAGGCGGCGAGCAGGGATCAGGCGGAAAGATCGACCAAGACCGTCTTGCCGAACTGGTCAGGGAACTCCAGGCCGAGATGGACAAAGCCGCCCGAGAGCTTCAGTTCGAGCGCGCCGCGATGATCCGCGACGAGATCATCGCTCTCCAGGACGAGCATCTCGAAGCCGACGTTCTCATGGGTCTCGGAAAAGCTCTCCGCTCGGGCCGCGACCGGAGCATGGCCAAGAAGCGCAACCCCCGGCGCTCCCGTTCCCGGCAGAAACCGGCCTGA
- a CDS encoding aldehyde dehydrogenase EutE — translation MSISRDELGVIVQEVLRNLKASGTVATAGARSAEPSGKGIFENIEDAIKSAVDAQKKLVELPVALRRKMIDNMRARCLAKLEELARIGVEDTGYGRVDDKIQKNRLAITKTPGLEDLQPVSYSGDDGLTLVEQAPYGVIGAITPSTNPSETIICNSIGMIAAGNAVVFGPHPGAAKISRFTVELLNDAVVEAGGPANLMTMAAKPSIENAQILMTHPSIRLLVVTGGPAVVAAAAKCGKKYIAAGPGNPPAVVDETADLKKAARDIISGATLDNNVLCIAEKEIIVVESVAEELKRHLRNSGAYEASAREIIQLEKLVLDPKTGGPNRKFVGKNAGYILEQIGVRVPDDVRMVLCETGPDHPFVVEELLMPVIPLVRVRDVNAAIDLAVKVEHGNNHTAVMHSRNIDNLHRMAVRCNCSIFVKNGPSYAGLGMGGEGFTTFTIASPTGEGLTSARTFTRQRRCVIVDSFRIV, via the coding sequence ATGTCCATTTCTCGTGATGAGCTGGGCGTCATCGTCCAGGAAGTCCTCAGGAATCTGAAAGCGTCCGGCACGGTCGCCACCGCCGGCGCGCGGTCGGCGGAGCCTTCGGGCAAAGGCATCTTCGAGAATATAGAAGACGCTATCAAATCAGCCGTCGACGCGCAGAAGAAGCTCGTCGAGCTTCCGGTGGCGTTGCGCAGGAAGATGATCGACAACATGCGCGCCCGCTGTCTCGCGAAGCTCGAGGAGCTCGCGCGCATCGGCGTCGAAGACACCGGCTACGGCCGCGTCGACGACAAGATCCAGAAGAACCGCCTCGCCATTACGAAGACGCCCGGTCTCGAAGATCTCCAGCCCGTGTCGTATTCGGGCGACGACGGCCTGACGCTCGTCGAGCAGGCCCCCTACGGCGTCATCGGGGCCATCACCCCCTCGACCAACCCGTCCGAAACGATCATCTGCAACTCGATCGGCATGATCGCGGCCGGCAACGCCGTCGTGTTCGGCCCCCACCCCGGCGCCGCGAAGATCAGCCGGTTCACCGTCGAACTGCTGAACGACGCCGTCGTCGAGGCAGGCGGGCCCGCCAACCTGATGACGATGGCCGCGAAGCCGAGCATCGAGAACGCCCAGATCCTGATGACCCACCCGTCGATCCGGCTGCTGGTCGTGACCGGCGGCCCCGCCGTCGTCGCCGCCGCCGCCAAGTGCGGCAAGAAATACATCGCCGCCGGCCCGGGCAACCCGCCCGCCGTCGTCGACGAGACGGCCGACCTGAAAAAAGCGGCGCGTGATATTATATCCGGCGCTACACTCGACAACAACGTGCTCTGCATCGCCGAGAAGGAGATCATCGTCGTCGAGTCGGTCGCCGAGGAACTGAAGCGTCACCTGCGCAACAGCGGGGCTTACGAGGCGTCGGCGCGCGAGATCATCCAGCTCGAGAAACTGGTGCTCGACCCGAAGACGGGCGGCCCGAACCGCAAGTTCGTCGGCAAGAACGCCGGGTATATCCTCGAGCAGATCGGCGTTCGCGTGCCTGACGACGTGCGCATGGTGCTGTGCGAAACCGGCCCCGATCACCCCTTCGTCGTCGAAGAGCTGCTGATGCCGGTCATCCCGCTGGTGCGCGTGCGCGACGTGAACGCCGCCATCGACCTGGCCGTCAAGGTCGAACACGGCAACAACCATACCGCCGTGATGCACAGCCGCAACATCGACAACCTTCATCGCATGGCCGTGCGGTGCAACTGCTCGATCTTCGTGAAGAACGGCCCGAGCTACGCCGGCCTGGGAATGGGCGGCGAAGGCTTCACCACCTTCACGATCGCCTCCCCCACCGGCGAAGGTCTGACCAGCGCCCGCACCTTCACCCGCCAGCGCCGCTGCGTCATCGTCGACAGCTTCAGAATCGTTTGA
- a CDS encoding phosphate propanoyltransferase — protein MRPGTVPAGVSGRHIHVSQADLETLFGAGYQLKEMKKLSQPGQFAAEECVMLVGRKGVIEKCRILGPVRPATQIEISGTDSFTLGVPIVYRDSGDTKGTPGVIVVGPKGHVVLKEGVIVANRHVHLHTKEAEKMGLKDMDRVTVKTQGPRAVAFQNVLVRVSDKFAADFHVDNDEGNAAGLKTGDMVEIVR, from the coding sequence ATCCGCCCCGGAACCGTTCCGGCCGGCGTCAGCGGCCGTCACATCCATGTTTCCCAGGCCGACCTCGAGACTCTGTTCGGGGCCGGGTACCAGCTCAAGGAGATGAAAAAGCTCTCCCAGCCGGGCCAGTTTGCCGCCGAAGAGTGCGTCATGCTTGTCGGCCGCAAGGGCGTCATCGAGAAGTGCCGCATCCTCGGGCCGGTCCGGCCGGCCACGCAGATCGAGATTTCCGGCACCGACAGCTTCACGCTCGGCGTGCCGATCGTGTATCGCGACTCGGGCGACACCAAGGGAACCCCCGGCGTCATCGTCGTCGGGCCGAAGGGCCACGTGGTGCTGAAGGAAGGCGTCATCGTCGCCAATCGCCACGTGCATCTGCACACCAAAGAAGCCGAGAAGATGGGCCTGAAGGACATGGACCGGGTCACGGTCAAAACGCAGGGCCCGCGCGCCGTCGCGTTCCAGAACGTTCTGGTGCGCGTCAGCGACAAGTTCGCCGCCGATTTCCACGTCGACAACGACGAGGGAAATGCCGCCGGCCTCAAAACGGGTGATATGGTCGAGATCGTTCGCTGA
- a CDS encoding EutN/CcmL family microcompartment protein produces MNLGRVCGTVVCTRKEERLNGMKFLIVEELTIERKPTGHFVIAVDAVSAGAGETVLLVSGSSARLTERTLNCPVDAAVAAIVDSVVMDHERTT; encoded by the coding sequence ATGAATCTCGGTCGAGTCTGCGGAACCGTTGTCTGCACGCGCAAGGAAGAGCGGCTCAACGGCATGAAGTTTCTGATCGTCGAGGAACTGACGATCGAGCGCAAGCCGACGGGCCACTTCGTCATCGCCGTGGACGCGGTCAGCGCCGGAGCGGGCGAAACCGTGCTGCTGGTCAGCGGCAGCTCGGCGCGCCTGACCGAACGCACCCTGAACTGCCCGGTCGACGCGGCTGTTGCAGCCATCGTCGACTCGGTCGTGATGGACCACGAACGCACGACCTGA